In Tripterygium wilfordii isolate XIE 37 chromosome 23, ASM1340144v1, whole genome shotgun sequence, one genomic interval encodes:
- the LOC119993170 gene encoding probable xyloglucan endotransglucosylase/hydrolase protein 23 isoform X1, protein MESACFDKQRAMSVWLCTFVKPNNWLQMSGLDLPIPFPTRLHSALIPYKYQLQHPKKLQTKPTSSNSSFTSQTKIMASLIFFSFWIASFVAATSAGNFYQDFDITWGDGRGKILNNGDLLTLSLDKASGSGFQSKNEFLFGKIDMQLKLVPGNSAGTVTAYYLSSKGSTWDEIDFEFLGNLSGDPYILHTNVFSQGKGNREQQFYLWFDPTADFHTYSILWNPQRIIFSVDDTPIREFKNMESMGVAYPKNQAMRIYSSLWNADDWATRGGLVKTDWSQAPFTASYRNFNANACVWSNGASSCPSTKNSSNAWLLQELDSAHQEKLKWVQKNYMIYNYCGDTKRFPGGLPKECNSSF, encoded by the exons ATGGAAAGCGCGTGTTTTGATAAACAGAGAGCAATGTCGGTTTGGTTGTGCACCTTTGTGAAGCCAAACAACTGGCTACAGATGAGCGGACTGGACCTTCCTATTCCCTTCCCCACACGTCTTCACTCTGCATTGATCCCCTATAAATACCAACTCCAGCACCCAAAAAAACTTCAAACCAAACCCACCTCTTCAAATTCATCATTCAcatctcaaacaaaaatcatggCTTCACtgatattcttttcattttggaTTGCTTCTTTTGTGGCAGCTACCTCAGCTGGTAACTTTTATCAAGATTTTGACATCACATGGGGAGATGGTCGTGGTAAGATACTAAACAATGGTGatctc CTCACTCTCTCCCTTGACAAAGCCTCTGGTTCAGGTTTCCAATCCAAGAATGAGTTTCTATTTGGGAAAATTGATATGCAACTCAAGCTTGTCCCTGGCAACTCTGCTGGCACTGTCACTGCTTACTAT TTATCTTCAAAAGGGTCAACATGGGATGAGATTGACTTTGAATTTCTTGGGAATTTGAGTGGTGATCCTTATATTCTTCACACAAATGTTTTCAGTCAAGGAAAGGGAAACAGAGAACAACAATTCTATTTATGGTTCGACCCAACTGCAGATTTCCACACATATTCCATTCTTTGGAATCCACAACGCATTAT ATTCTCTGTAGATGACACTCCAATTAGGGAATTCAAGAACATGGAGTCCATGGGTGTTGCGTACCCAAAGAATCAAGCAATGAGAATATACTCTAGTTTATGGAATGCTGATGACTGGGCCACAAGAGGAGGACTTGTGAAGACAGATTGGTCTCAAGCTCCCTTCACTGCCTCCTACAGGAACTTCAATGCCAATGCTTGTGTTTGGTCCAACGGTGCATCTTCTTGCCCTTCAACTAAAAACAGTAGTAATGCTTGGCTCTTACAGGAGTTGGATTCTGCACACCAGGAGAAGCTGAAGTGGGTGCAGAAGAACTACATGATATATAACTACTGTGGTGATACTAAGAGATTTCCTGGAGGCCTACCCAAGGAGTGCAACAGCAGCTTCTAG
- the LOC119993170 gene encoding probable xyloglucan endotransglucosylase/hydrolase protein 23 isoform X2: MESACFDKQRAMSVWLCTFVKPNNWLQMSGLDLPIPFPTRLHSALIPYKYQLQHPKKLQTKPTSSNSSFTSQTKIMASLIFFSFWIASFVAATSAGNFYQDFDITWGDGRGKILNNGDLLTLSLDKASGSGFQSKNEFLFGKIDMQLKLVPGNSAGTATAYYLSSKGSTWDEIDFEFLGNLSGDPYILHTNVFSQGKGNREEQFYLWFDPTADFHTYSILWNPQRIIFSVDDTPIREFKNMESMGVAYPKNQAMRIYSSLWNADDWATRGGLVKTDWSQAPFTASYRNFNANACVWSNGASSCTSTKNSSNAWLLQELDSANQEKLKWVQKNYMIYNYCGDTKRFPGGLPKECNSGF, translated from the exons ATGGAAAGCGCGTGTTTTGATAAACAGAGAGCAATGTCGGTTTGGTTGTGCACCTTTGTGAAGCCAAACAACTGGCTACAGATGAGCGGACTGGACCTTCCTATTCCCTTCCCCACACGTCTTCACTCTGCATTGATCCCCTATAAATACCAACTCCAGCACCCAAAAAAACTTCAAACCAAACCCACCTCTTCAAATTCATCATTCAcatctcaaacaaaaatcatggCTTCACtgatattcttttcattttggaTTGCTTCTTTTGTGGCAGCTACCTCAGCTGGTAACTTTTATCAAGATTTTGACATCACATGGGGAGATGGTCGTGGTAAGATACTAAACAATGGTGatctcctcactctctctcttgaCAAAGCCTCTGGTTCAGGTTTCCAATCCAAGAATGAGTTTCTATTTGGGAAAATTGATATGCAACTCAAGCTTGTCCCTGGCAACTCTGCTGGCACTGCCACTGCTTACTAT TTATCTTCAAAAGGATCAACATGGGATGAGATTGACTTTGAATTTCTGGGGAATTTGAGTGGTGATCCTTATATTCTTCACACAAATGTTTTCAGTCAAGGAAAGGGAAACAGAGAAGAACAATTCTATTTGTGGTTCGACCCAACTGCAGATTTCCACACATATTCCATTCTTTGGAATCCACAACGCATTAT ATTCTCTGTAGATGACACTCCAATTAGGGAATTCAAGAACATGGAGTCCATGGGTGTTGCGTACCCAAAGAATCAAGCAATGAGAATATACTCTAGTTTATGGAATGCTGATGACTGGGCCACAAGAGGAGGACTTGTTAAGACAGATTGGTCTCAAGCGCCCTTCACTGCCTCTTACAGGAACTTCAATGCCAATGCTTGTGTTTGGTCCAACGGTGCATCTTCTTGCACTTCAACTAAAAACAGTAGTAATGCTTGGCTCTTACAGGAGTTGGATTCTGCAAACCAAGAGAAGCTGAAGTGGGTGCAGAAGAACTACATGATATATAACTACTGTGGTGATACTAAGAGATTTCCTGGAGGCCTACCCAAAGAGTGCAACAGCGGCTTCTAG